In Phocoena phocoena chromosome 3, mPhoPho1.1, whole genome shotgun sequence, a single window of DNA contains:
- the FAM170A gene encoding protein FAM170A, producing MKQRQKRKHLENEESQETAQKGGGISKSQEDAPQLGSTVVAAQGCSPGSGEVSSASEFFSYASSPRKVICSEIQRLHRDTAQPRAPLAQVQEQGETAPPSQYVSFSSSSSCEGSLYTDEEERGMKIFYMRVQVNRSVAVSWTIEKPLELLEKQLRREEVTLPGHVWVGNAASHVSTRNLSDSEPAGEENECEERAEPDSPSGSPAVKETLRAKTPDWMVTMEKGFRCMACCRVFPTLEILQQHVQYSVQDGFSCHVFHLAMSQLTGNVESESTSEEEEEKQEEKENEGQQRMGEDLCPRSQCPVYVFHSPKDRK from the exons ATGAAACAGCGACAAAAGAGGAAACATCTGGAAAATGAAGAGTCCCAGGAAACTGCCCAGAAGGGAGGAG GAATCTCGAAGTCACAAGAGGATGCCCCTCAGCTTGGATCCACTGTGGTGGCGGCCCAAGGCTGCAGCCCAGGGTCAGGGGAGGTCTCCTCTGCCTCTGAATTCTTCTCCTATGCTTCTTCTCCGCGCAAGGTCATCTGCAGTG aAATCCAGAGATTACATCGAGACACTGCCCAGCCTAGAGCACCCCTAGCCCAGGTTCAGGAACAAGGGGAGACCGCTCCCCCATCACAGTACGTCTCCTTCTCATCCTCTTCATCCTGTGAGGGCTCTCTGTATACAGACGAAGAGGAAAGGGGCATGAAAATATTCTACATGCGGGTACAAGTGAACAGGAGTGTAGCTGTCTCCTGGACGATAGAGAAACCCTTGGAGTTGCTAGAAAAGCAGCTGAGGAGAGAAGAAGTGACCCTTCCTGGGCATGTGTGGGTAGGCAATGCCGCCTCTCATGTGTCCACCAGAAACCTGTCTGACAGTGAGCCCGCTGGGGAGGAGAATGAGTGTGAGGAAAGGGCAGAGCCAGACAGCCCATCAGGGTCACCTGCAGTCAAGGAGACACTCAGGGCCAAGACACCGGACTGGATGGTGACCATGGAGAAGGGCTTCAGATGCATGGCCTGCTGCCGGGTCTTCCCCACCTTGGAGATCCTCCAGCAACACGTGCAGTACAGCGTCCAGGACGGCTTCAGCTGCCATGTCTTTCATCTCGCCATGTCCCAGCTGACGGGCAATGTGGAATCCGAGAGCACctctgaggaggaggaagagaagcaagaagaaaaggagaatgagGGGCAGCAGCGCATGGGGGAAGACCTCTGCCCGAGGAGCCAGTGTCCAGTCTATGTGTTTCATTCTCCGAAGGACAGGAagtga